A single window of Dendropsophus ebraccatus isolate aDenEbr1 chromosome 5, aDenEbr1.pat, whole genome shotgun sequence DNA harbors:
- the POU4F1 gene encoding POU domain, class 4, transcription factor 1, giving the protein MMSMNSKQPHFAMHPSLPEHKYTSLHSSSEAIRRACLPTPPLQSNIFASLDETLLARAEALAAVDMAVSQGKSHPFKPDATYHTMSSVPCSSNSSVPLGHHHHHHHHHHHQALEPGDLLDHVTSPSLSLMASAGHDGVGGGGGGGGGGGGGGGNGGLISSSAHPHSHMHGLSHLSHQAAMNMTSALQHPGLVAAAHHGAGGQVASAVGAAAGLASICDSETDPRELEAFAERFKQRRIKLGVTQADVGSALANLKIPGVGSLSQSTICRFESLTLSHNNMIALKPILQAWLEEAEGAQREKMNKPELFNGGEKKRKRTSIAAPEKRSLEAYFAVQPRPSSEKIAAIAEKLDLKKNVVRVWFCNQRQKQKRMKFSANY; this is encoded by the exons ATGATGTCCATGAACAGCAAGCAGCCTCACTTTGCCATGCACCCGAGCTTACCTGAGCACAAGTACACGTCCCTGCACTCCAGCTCCGAGGCCATAAGGAGGGCATGCCTGCCAACCCCACCG CTGCAGAGTAACATCTTCGCCAGCCTCGATGAGACCCTCCTGGCCCGGGCCGAAGCCTTGGCCGCCGTGGATATGGCCGTGTCCCAGGGCAAGAGCCACCCGTTCAAGCCTGATGCCACCTACCACACGATGAGCAGCGTGCCATGCTCGTCCAACTCTTCTGTGCCACttggccaccaccaccaccaccaccatcaccaccaccaccaggcgcTGGAGCCCGGGGACCTGCTGGACCATGTCACGTCCCCGTCCTTGTCGCTGATGGCCAGTGCAGGACACGATGGGGTCGGGGGTGGCGGAGGAGGCGGCGGGGGCGGCGGAGGCGGCGGAGGGAACGGGGGACTGATCTCCAGCTCGGCCCATCCGCACAGCCACATGCACGGCCTCAGCCACCTCTCGCACCAGGCGGCCATGAACATGACCAGCGCCCTGCAGCACCCGGGGCTGGTGGCCGCTGCCCATCACGGAGCCGGGGGGCAGGTGGCCTCGGCCGTGGGGGCGGCAGCCGGCTTGGCCTCTATCTGTGACTCGGAGACCGACCCCCGGGAGCTGGAAGCCTTCGCCGAGCGCTTTAAGCAGCGGAGGATCAAGCTGGGGGTGACCCAGGCGGACGTGGGCTCTGCCCTGGCCAACCTGAAGATCCCCGGGGTGGGCTCCCTCAGCCAGAGCACCATCTGCAGGTTCGAGTCCCTCACCCTGTCCCACAACAACATGATCGCCCTGAAGCCCATCCTGCAAGCCTGGCTGGAGGAGGCCGAGGGGGCCCAGAGGGAAAAGATGAACAAGCCCGAACTCTTTAATGGGGGGGAAAAGAAACGCAAGCGGACTTCCATCGCGGCCCCTGAGAAGCGGTCGCTGGAGGCTTACTTCGCCGTGCAGCCCCGACCCTCCTCCGAGAAGATCGCCGCCATAGCCGAGAAACTCGACCTGAAAAAGAACGTGGTGCGGGTCTGGTTCTGTAATCAGAGACAAAAGCAGAAACGAATGAAATTCTCTGCCAATTACTAA